The sequence below is a genomic window from Dyadobacter chenwenxiniae.
TGATTCAGGCTGAAATCAATGTAAACCGCTGCAATAATCATCAATCCCAGAAATCCAGGCCCGCTCCAATGAGGTAGCGTACTTCTGAATAGGGAAACCAGACTTGTTGCGAAAATGATCGGAACACTGCACCATAACAACAATTGGACAGCGTCGCTTGCTATAAACTTTTTTCTTTTTGCATATGCTGTAAGGCAAACGACATAAATAACGAATTGCACAGGATTCGAATAGAGGATCTGGCCGATTGTTGTCACCAGGAACGATTTGAAATGAATGCCCTCGTCAACTGTAACTCTTTCGCTGTGAAATTTCCAGGTGATAAAATCGTTGCTGATATTCCAGTAGAGAATGGGGGAGATAAGAAGAAGTGTAATTGCTATTCCCAGATATAAAAACGGGTTTTTCAGTAAAGAGCGGCGATGAAAAATAATGAAACCTATAAAGCCAAGCCAAAGAAAAATACCATGGACTTTGCACATCATTGCTAAGCCGATCCATATACCAACTAGTAAAATACGATTGTTTTGGTTTGCATTTTCTGGTGCGGTAACGATCTTGACCATTTCATGCAGCGCCACCAACCAAAACATAAGCTGTACCGAATCGGGCAAAATAAAAAGCCCGGAAATAAGACTAGTATAGATTGAGGCATTATAGAGAATGGAAGCGAAAATGCCTGCTCTTTCATTGGCTATCCGCTGTGTGCATTTAGCAATAAGCCATGTATTTATTGCAGCTCCAAAAATTGCTGGCAAACGCATTGACAGATCACTAATCCAGGTCAGGTTTAACGTAGTAAGCCGAATAAAAAGTCCGACTAACGGAGGATGATCAAAGTGGTTCCAGTCGGGTTGTACTGCGTAAGTAAAGTAATAAACTTCATCATTGCCAAGATTAAGAAAAGTGGCTAATAGAATGCGTATCAGTGCCGTAAAGACAATAATTTGAGTTAATGGATTGAATGACGACGCTATTTGTGCCACTAATAGACAGAAATTATAGTTTAAAATAGACCCATTGACGGGAATGGCGATTCGTATTGTTCCATTGCACCACTTTTCCCACCAGAAACAGCCATGTGAAAAGGATTATCACACCTAATGCACGAAATAACATCGTTTCTAAAATATTTTCCGGAACTTTTGAAAGAGTCAAATCAGGATCTTCGGTGTAAAATACAGGATTTAAATATAGCTTGGTACCATTGTCATAGGTGCAGGTGGCTCTGGCGTAATGGTAGTTTTTATTAAGTACAAAGTTGACTTTTTGAAGATTATTAAACGACTGTATCACCTTTCCATTCTGGCCAGTAATAACAATTTCTCTGGCAGGTTGACTTAATTCGATTGTGATAATATCTGTACTAATTGTCAGGCTTTTGAGATAAGGTATTGAATCCACATTCTGATTGTCACCAATTACAACACCATAACTATTTCCGGATTTAAGTGCCTGTAAAACTAAATCTTTGCTATTTTCCCGAACGTTTACAAATGTACACATCTTGCCAAGCCGGTCCTTTTTGATAACATTGTGCAAATCATCATTACCAACAACAAACGTTTTTTTCCCGGCAGAAAGATCGGCATCCCATTGACTTGTTGAAATTACGGAAGGATTTAAAACTTCCATGCAATCATAACCTGACAGCGATTGAAAGTCGCTATCAACATAGCCTTTTCTTAATTCCGGGTGATTTAATATAGTAACTGACTGGGCTTCCTTCAAATGATTAAGCACATCTTGTTTATTGTGAATAGTTTGTGGAAAAAGGTAATCCAACCATTGAACTTTTTTGCTTCCCAAAACAAGCTGATGCGTTTTGTTGATATTAAAGCCGTGTTCATATGCAGATATATAATTCTTTTCAAAAGAGCCGGTTGTATCAATATTCTGATAATTGGAAACACAATGAACACCATATTTCAATGCTTTGTACGCGCTGTGAACATCATTTGCTGTCCCGTGTCCATTGGTAATACCCTTCCAGCTCCGTGCGTGCGCGTGAAAATTGCACTTCACCCAATGGTCAGATTTTGCCGATTTATATGGATTGTAAATCGCGCTACCATTGAAGGGCGCTGACCGATAAAATTGAAATCTGGGGCAAAAGAAATATTGGTTTACCAATAGTAAAACAACCAGCGTGAATAAGAAAATGGAGGCAGACCGAAGTGCTTTCATGGATTCCGTAAAATTGCATTTATGGGATTAGCAGAATGTTAACCCACTGATAACTTACAGTCATGTTTGGGCAAGTCACGCACGTTTCGTGATTAGAAACTGATGATAAGTCCTCGATAATTACGGTTGGATTTTGAGAAAGGTGGGGTAATGGAAGAAATTTAAAAATTTCGAAAATTTGTATTTTTCACCCCACCATTGCATCATATATTCCGTATGGTAACCAGAATGTATAACCTTGTTTAATGCCGACTGCATAGCAGTTATTGTCGTTGCAGCGATGGGTGCTTTCTGGGGAATGAAGGTGTTATTGCCCACAATCAGCACTTGTTTTTTTTAACGCAAAGGATACGCAGCCATGGTAATGAGGATTAAATCTTTCCGGTGTAGCCGCGAGCGGATTTGCGAAGGAGAATCGGGCAGCATCAGTTTGATTCCTATATCTGGTGATAGACAAACTTAAGTCCGTCGAGATAGAGATATGTTGCGTTGGAATTTGAATACGATGACGGGATCTATTTTGAGAGCAAAATAGCAATGAATGAATTATTAATTGAAAAACAGAGGATTGCTAAAAGACTTATTAATGGATCCGAGCAATTTATTCTGAGGAAATTTTCGGTATCGGTGAGCATTATTACGAAGTATATGTAATTTATGATAATATTCTAACGATCCCGATGGAAAACGAAGCAAATCGCTGGGTGATTTGCGCACCAGAACAGCCCTCAATGTCCATGCATTTTTTGAGGTAAATACGCTCAACCTGTTCGAATTCCAGCGGGATTACCTCCACCTCTCCACCTGAGCACTTAAAGCTCTCCATGGGGTTCCTGGTAATCAGATCCTTTTTGACACCGATGTTGGCGATCTGCCTGATCCACTTGACATCTTTCCTGGCAGAAACCTCGGCAAGCGGTTTTGGCTTCCATGCCTGGCGAGGTCACTTTTTTGGTCTTGGAACACCAGTGGTTTGGGTGCACCTTTTTTCCCAGGGAAATTTCATCTTCGAGTCCCTCAATGGTAATCCGGACATAGATGGGCGCTTTGCCATCCTTGGTCGCTTTGGCTTTAAAGAGCCAGAATAAAATCGAAAGTTTCTGATTGCTTTCATCCTTCACATTTTTAAGTGATCTAATGTTTCCCGGCGGGGACATCCCGCAGGCGACGCATCGATTTCCTCAAAACCACATCACACAAGCTATTTTGCGAAATTCGGTTACCTAATTTAGAAAATCTGATAGGTAACCGAATCGGTTGGTTTACTTTGATCAGAATGATTCACGAATCTTCAAACAAGCTGATTTTCAGGCCATTTTAAACGAAAAAGGCGCCCTTTGAGGTGCTTTCAGTGATCCCCTCTCACAAACGGAAGGGATCGCGAGAGAGACGGTGCCGCGCTAGCCTTCCTCGCCAGATCTTCTTGATGGCTGGACTTGTCTTTAACTTACTTGGTAAGCAGTTCAAAAGATTGGTTCGCAAAGCTGGAAAGTCGTTCAGTGGTGACAACCATCGATAAAGAGTTGGATCAAAAACTCAATTTGCAGGCTATTGTCTTTTTGTAATTTTCTTTGTGTTTTTTCAATCAAATTAGAACAAAATATTGTTATTTTGAACTTTGCATAACTTCTATTTTGCTGATGTGTTAGGAACTGATGTAAATAATGAACGGACTTTGCTGGCGCTTTCTTCTATGGCAGACGAGAAAGCGTTTACGTCCCTTTTTTATTTGTACAAGCATAAGCTCTATTCCTATCTGACAAGCCTTACGGAATCTGAAATGCTTGCGGAAGATATCGTTCAGGATGTTTTTTTAAAGCTTTGGAATGATCGTGAAACGCTTGCTGAGATTGATAATTTTGGAAGTTACCTGTTTCGCATGTCGAAAAATCAGGCAATTAATCATTTTCGGAGGATGTCACGCGAGACATTAATCATCTCTGAAATGTTTCAGGCAAATCCCTCTGACAATCAAACAGAGGATACCGTGTCGCTGAAAGAAACTAAAAAAATTCTCGAAGACATCATTGATAAACTGCCTGCTCAGCAAAAGATGATCTATAAGCTTAGCAGACATGAAGGAAAGACGCACGATGAGATAGCTGACATGCTTAAAATTTCTCCCAATACAATTAAAAATCACATTGTACAGGCAATGTCTACCATCCGTACACAACTTCGCCGCTATTCTGATACACTCCTGATGTTGGCATTGGTAACCATCTTCAAAGACTAATTACTCTCACTGCTCTTGAATTCTAATGGATTTGGATCAGGTCACAAGAAATTTGGAAGTAAAAAGCCTGTTTCAAGCGTACATAAGCGCTTTTTAAATATAATTTGGTTTTTTTTCATCACAGACTAGTCCCTGCGGGCTTCTCATTTGTCTTTTATTTGGTGATCGTTCGGATCAATGATGGAATCGTTCGGTAATTATTCGAAGTGCAGCAGTAATTATGGAGAAAAGGAAAATTCGATATGTATAACGAGAGAATAAGATATCTGACAAATAAGTTTTTTGCAGGCACTTACAGTGAATCAGAAAAGGAAGAGCTGGCAATTTGGATCAAAGAGAATCCCGATCAGACTTTGATTGAGGCACTGGAGAATGAATGGGATGATTTTGAGAGTGACATCCGGATGCCTGATCATGTTTCAAACCGAATATTAAGCAATATCCTGGCGTCAAATTCCGAAATCTCGTCATCTGAAAGATTTATTAGTGATTCATCTACAAGATATCTCTGGTCAAAAATCGCAGCGGCTGCTGTTTTAATCCTATCCTTGGGAATATACTGGTGGTCGGGGAAAGATAGAAGTCCGGTTGCTCTGCAAACCACAGCACGTGTTGTAGCAGGTGACATTGCCCCGGGCGGAAATAAAGCAATCCTGACCCTTGGAGACGGTTCCAGTATCATGCTTGACAGTGCGAAAAATGGGAATTTGGCCAGTCAGGGAAATACGAATATTACCAAATCAAAGAAAGGCGAGTTGGTCTACAATGTTTCCGGCGTTCCTGATCAGGCGGTTGTGTTTAATACGATGGCTACCCCGAAAGGAGGCCAGTATCACATTGTTTTACCTGATGGCTCCAAAGTATGGCTGAATGCCGCTTCCAGTTTAAGATTTCCCACTGCTTTTAAAGGAAAAGAGCGTAAAGTGGAAATCACTGGTGAAGTTTATTTTGAAGTGGCGCACAATGCCAGAATGCCGTTTATAGTAAAATCCGGCGATACAGAAATAGCCGTATTGGGAACACACTTTAACGTGATGGCCTATGCTGACGAAAAAGTGATGAAAACCACACTGTTGGAGGGGTCTGTGAAAGTGAGCATCGCGGGCGGTTCAGCGACGCTGTTGCCCGGTCAGCAGGCGCGAATAAAAAGCATCACAAACAATATCCGTGTGGTGGATAACATTGATACTGAGAAAGAAATGGCATGGAAAAATGGCTTCTTTCAGTTTCAGGATGATAATCTGGAAAATATCATGCGACAGATCTCCCGATGGTATGATGTGGATGTGACCTATGAAGGAAATCCGGGGAAAGAAACTTATACAGGCAGGTTACCAAGAAATGCCAATGTTTCCAAGGTTTTTAAAATATTGTCACTTAGCGGTGTGAAGTTCAGAATAGAGGGAAAATCAATTATTGTAACACCATAACCCAGTTTTAGAGCCTATGACAAAATAGACACCAGTAAGATTCAAAAAACAGGTGCTGTCTCAAAAAAAGAACGAAAACGCGTCAACGTTCTCGTTCAGAGGAGCCAGCAAATATTACAATTTGTCCAAAACCGTATTACTAACTCTAAACAAAAGTATGAATCGAAACTCTTTAAACCAAAAGAGACGAGGCCTGTCGTATATAGCCGACAGTTACCGGAGTCTTTTGACAACCAAAACATTTTTGGTAATGAAGCTAATCTTTATTATTTCTCTGGCTTTTTGTATGCAGGTGAGCGCAAGCAGCTCAGCGCAGAAAATCACATTAGTTGCTCAAAATGCATC
It includes:
- a CDS encoding glycosyltransferase family 39 protein; its protein translation is MAQIASSFNPLTQIIVFTALIRILLATFLNLGNDEVYYFTYAVQPDWNHFDHPPLVGLFIRLTTLNLTWISDLSMRLPAIFGAAINTWLIAKCTQRIANERAGIFASILYNASIYTSLISGLFILPDSVQLMFWLVALHEMVKIVTAPENANQNNRILLVGIWIGLAMMCKVHGIFLWLGFIGFIIFHRRSLLKNPFLYLGIAITLLLISPILYWNISNDFITWKFHSERVTVDEGIHFKSFLVTTIGQILYSNPVQFVIYVVCLTAYAKRKKFIASDAVQLLLWCSVPIIFATSLVSLFRSTLPHWSGPGFLGLMIIAAVYIDFSLNQYSKKAYRFLKAAVLIASFVCVAGPLLIYFFPGTISDKASPETGLNDPTLDLHGWDELLPAFDKIRKDDIANKRMSEGDPMVAHKWFPGGHIYYYVAYPLKMRFIGLGDLNDLHKFQWLNAIYGSIKPGSNAYYISPSNHFTDPKTRYSGKFDIIEKAATMD
- a CDS encoding Arm DNA-binding domain-containing protein, with protein sequence MSPPGNIRSLKNVKDESNQKLSILFWLFKAKATKDGKAPIYVRITIEGLEDEISLGKKVHPNHWCSKTKKVTSPGMEAKTACRGFCQERCQVDQADRQHRCQKGSDYQEPHGEL
- a CDS encoding RNA polymerase sigma-70 factor, yielding MHNFYFADVLGTDVNNERTLLALSSMADEKAFTSLFYLYKHKLYSYLTSLTESEMLAEDIVQDVFLKLWNDRETLAEIDNFGSYLFRMSKNQAINHFRRMSRETLIISEMFQANPSDNQTEDTVSLKETKKILEDIIDKLPAQQKMIYKLSRHEGKTHDEIADMLKISPNTIKNHIVQAMSTIRTQLRRYSDTLLMLALVTIFKD
- a CDS encoding FecR family protein; protein product: MYNERIRYLTNKFFAGTYSESEKEELAIWIKENPDQTLIEALENEWDDFESDIRMPDHVSNRILSNILASNSEISSSERFISDSSTRYLWSKIAAAAVLILSLGIYWWSGKDRSPVALQTTARVVAGDIAPGGNKAILTLGDGSSIMLDSAKNGNLASQGNTNITKSKKGELVYNVSGVPDQAVVFNTMATPKGGQYHIVLPDGSKVWLNAASSLRFPTAFKGKERKVEITGEVYFEVAHNARMPFIVKSGDTEIAVLGTHFNVMAYADEKVMKTTLLEGSVKVSIAGGSATLLPGQQARIKSITNNIRVVDNIDTEKEMAWKNGFFQFQDDNLENIMRQISRWYDVDVTYEGNPGKETYTGRLPRNANVSKVFKILSLSGVKFRIEGKSIIVTP